From a single Nicotiana tabacum cultivar K326 chromosome 8, ASM71507v2, whole genome shotgun sequence genomic region:
- the LOC142163020 gene encoding uncharacterized protein LOC142163020 yields MGNLPIPLKKDENGQVIVSTDPLDLDAKAKNLVYNAISGEAYENISSFETAKEVWDKLEATFEGTKKVKETRINILVREYELFQMKNGESVEKIFSKFSNGDLKSFGIPIKRGEQVRKILSSLPTIWQPRIIALECHDLDKISYDEFKGDLIAFYKTHLDRQIQQEKKKIVAFKATVAELENEEEEEGGEQDENIAMLSQVLTSMMRKNKNSRRSKSNFRKGRMNNDNDKNDGTCYECGKHGHIQDESPELSKETQQELSKEEIL; encoded by the coding sequence ATGGGAAATCTTCCAATTCCGttaaagaaagatgaaaatggtCAAGTCATAGTATCAACTGATCCTCTTGATTTAGATGCTAAGGCAAAAAATCTGGTGTACAATGCTATCAGTGgagaagcatatgaaaatatatCAAGTTTTGAAACTGCAAAGGAAGTGTGGGATAAATTAGAGGCCACATTTGAAGGAACCAAAAAAGTGAAAGAAACGAGGATCAATATCCTTGTTCGAGAATATGAATTATTTCAAATGAAGAATGGAGAATCAgtagagaaaatattttccaagttTAGCAATGGAGACTTAAAATCATTTGGTATACCAATCAAAAGAGGAGAACAAGTCAGAAAAATTCTGAGTAGTCTTCCCACGATTTGGCAGCCCAGAATCATTGCTTTGGAATGTCATGATCTTGACAAAATATCCTATGATGAATTTAAAGGTGATCTAATTGCATTTTATAAAACACACTTAGACAGGCAGAttcaacaagaaaagaagaagatagTTGCATTCAAAGCAACTGTGGCTGAActagaaaatgaagaagaagaggaaggtgGAGAACAAGATGAAAACATAGCTATGCTCTCCCAAGTTCTAACAAGTATGATGAGGAAAAACAAAAATAGCAGGAGAAGTAAATCAAACTTCAGAAAAGGAAGGATGAACAATGATAATGATAAAAATGATGGAACATGCTATGAATGTGGAAAACATGGACACATTCAAGATGAATCTCCTGAACTTTCAAAAGAAACTCAGCAGGAACTTTCAAAAGAAGAAATCCTTTAG